In Malassezia japonica chromosome 2, complete sequence, one DNA window encodes the following:
- the RIB1 gene encoding GTP cyclohydrolase II (COG:H; EggNog:ENOG503NXHB; BUSCO:EOG09261UWT): protein MASTNSTVVRPPPSGAPVANSDPRRVVLNQPTQRSLEHLPDGQEYVVEKMTKAEVDAPTAEVTTTEEVHTLPPLEVRCMGRTRVPTPHGEVFCHLYRSNRDAKEHLALVFDPAQNHVSIQKQQEEGTMGKPRHLRSRTLDAVWHANETPMERLIRGAYVDRLSPTCQEASQPSVAESADLDEDQAAFANPLVRIHSECYTGETIGSQRCDCGEQLDEALRRISLSSTKMADGRTVPARGVVVYMRQEGRGIGLLDKLCAYNLQDMGHDTVSANVMLGHLPDARKYDISSAILRDLGINACRLLTNNPEKMQALAAEGIHVSERVPVIPRVWQTQAQAPKRARRRPRLLGSIGTRTNSVVSLDRTRAAPTPPRASVSPMPVSELSDDDSDWDDEVDEQMQRSQGVTLIGGSMTQSTDLERYLRTKVEKMGHMLVVPDTERATPESRHD, encoded by the coding sequence ATGGCAAGTACGAACAGCACGGTCGTCCGGCCGCCCCCTTCAGGTGCGCCGGTAGCGAATAGCGATCCGCGGCGCGTAGTGCTAAATCAGCCCAcgcagcgctcgctcgagcacctgccGGACGGCCAGGAATACGTCGTGGAGAAGATGACCAAGGCGGAAGTCGATGCACCCACCGCCGAGGTTACCACGACGGAAGAGGTACACACGCTCCCCCCGCTCGAGGTCCGCTGCATGGGCCGGACACGTGTCCCAACCCCGCATGGCGAAGTCTTCTGCCATTTGTACCGCAGCAACCGCGACGCCAAGGAACACCTCGCTTTGGTCTTTGATCCTGCGCAGAACCATGTCTCTATCCAAAAGCAGCAGGAAGAAGGCACCATGGGTAAGCCCCGCCATCTCCGCAGCCggacgctcgacgcggtgtGGCACGCGAACGAGACACCGATGGAGCGTCTCAttcgcggcgcgtacgtcgaccgcctgaGCCCGACGTGCCAAGAAGCCTCGCAGCCAAGCGTGGCCGAGAGCGCGGACCTGGACGAGGACCAGGCGGCGTTTGCCAACCCCCTCGTCCGCATCCACTCGGAGTGTTACACCGGCGAGACGATCGGCAGCCAGCGCTGCGActgcggcgagcagctcgacgaggcgctgcgccgcatctcGCTTTCGTCGACAAAAAtggccgacggccgcacggtgccggcgcgtggcgtGGTCGTCTACATGCGCCAGGAAGGCCGTGGCATTGGGCTGCTGGACAAGCTGTGTGCGTACAATCTCCAGGATATGGGGCATGATACCGTGTCTGCCAACGTGATGCTTGGGCACCTTCCGGATGCACGCAAGTACGATATTTCGAGCGCAATTCTTCGTGACCTTGGGATCAATGCATGCCGACTTTTGACCAACAACCCCGAAAAaatgcaggcgctcgctgccgaaGGCATCCACGTCTCGGAGCGTGTACCGGTGATTCCCCGCGTGTGGCAGACGCAAGCACAGGCcccgaagcgcgcgcggcggcgcccgcggcTCCTAGGGTCGATCGGCACACGGACCAACTCGGTCGTGTCGCTGGACCGCACACGGGCTGCGCCGACGCCTCCGCGCGCATCTGTGAGCCCGATGCCCGTGTCGGAgctgagcgacgacgactcggactgggacgacgaggtggaCGAGCAGATGCAGCGCAGCCAGGGCGTGACGCTCATCGGCGGCAGTATGACGCAGAGCACCGACCTCGAGCGATACCTACGGACAAAGGTGGAGAAAATGGGGCATATGCTTGTTGTCCCAGACACGGAGCGTGCCACGCCCGAGTCTAGACACGATTAG
- a CDS encoding uncharacterized protein (EggNog:ENOG503NXVA) has protein sequence MLPGTALPAEIVQRVCELVYLGCVPLCTLRTLDPEGLPSAAFNGQAASTSVEETRRDLYSLCLVNRAFHEYSQPLLFRRVQITLPYRFMYLFEEAERNRAMSALSAIRLLDFATFRALGLRRTVGESSERRFVTPERLESMIEAASGLVAFGSSATMDSALSLAVLESLLLRGGARSRPGRLRGVSIERGSRGVTHNALQSLDLCGCVSPRFVEAMYDFVEKHLAVSTRGRRAIYDLAEEEDSEDERGRSNMRTDAERGRSEGRRAPSVQLRSHGRTFPSLERLGLSGVSLHRDILSSFVCAFPNLTHLDLSQTKADAPLLEALADSHIRLESLSLSRCRALTSQSIVELLLAPPTENLVELALQGTLLFPTPLSPDDLRTILRTAPCMRSGALRYLDLGGCPLTDEELSLFPGQPALLDLGLGSIPRISLPGVATLLLHRTPNVQVLDLSYSCGAHATSGHIHAVNLYHELLAPCTQRPQALAIAQQLRRMGLKQDDAAPDDDMWRAPTNLRVVELSAVALNTVRGGLSTWKVIWGAGRRGWVVDAAAGPSPCAVDIPVEEKQDRGRGRTMHTSAAPPVRLASASPAPMRYADVDTRSPERRGLDPMRRDESRGRSSTSRWPARSGSLSRRAPRVVPEVPRMAPTHETRSRSLSLSAPRPANEEASDKDVPVQPQVVRDLPETHPRRRELEHLASLHGSVGGTIGWHSHKMEVLLGYGMLGHEIGNYAWVAYQAS, from the coding sequence ATGCTCCCAGGGACGGCCCTCCCTGCCGAGATCGTGCAGCGTGTGTGTGAGTTGGTGTACCTAGGCTGTGTGCCTCTATGTACGCTGCGTACGCTGGATCCTGAAGGGCTGCCGTCTGCGGCCTTTAACGGGcaggcggcgtcgacgtcggtgGAAGAAACCCGGCGGGACCTCTATTCGCTGTGCCTGGTCAACCGCGCATTTCACGAGTACTCGCAGCCGCTTCTGTTCAGGCGTGTACAGATTACACTGCCGTACCGTTTCATGTATCTATTTGAAGAGGCGGAGCGGAACCGCGCCATGAGCGCGTTATCAGCCATCCGCCTGCTGGACTTTGCAACTTTTCGTGCGCTgggcctgcggcgcaccgtcggCGAGAGCTCCGAGCGCCGTTTTGtcacgcccgagcgcctcgagtcgatgatcgaggcggcgagcgGACTCGTGGCGTTCGGCTCCAGCGCGACTATGGACAGCGCCCTGTCCCTCGCCGtcctcgagtcgctcctgctgcggggcggtgcgcgctcgcggcctGGGCGCCTGCGTGGCGTGAGTATCGAGCgtggctcgcgcggcgtgacGCACAATGCGCTACAGAGCCTCGATCTCTGTGGCTGTGTCTCGCCGCGCTTTGTCGAGGCCATGTATGACTTTGTCGAGAAGCATCTCGCCGTCTCGacacgcggccggcgcgcgatTTACGAcctggccgaggaggaggacagcgaggacgagcgtGGGCGCTCGAATATGCGCAcggatgccgagcgtggGCGCTCTGaggggcggcgtgcgccgtccGTGCAGCTCCGGTCGCATGGCCGCACCTTTccctcgctcgagcgcctgggccTGTCGGGCGTGTCGCTACACCGCGATATCCTGTCGTCGTTTGTGTGTGCTTTTCCAAACCtcacgcacctcgacctgTCGCAGACCAAggcggatgcgccgctgctcgaggcgctcgccgactcGCACATCCGCCTCGAGAGCCTGTCGCTGTCGCGCTGCCGTGCGCTGACCTCACAGAgcatcgtcgagctgcttcttGCGCCCCCGACCGAGAACCTCGTggagctggcgctgcagggCACGCTGCTCTTCCCCACCCCCCTCTCCCCGGACGATCTGCGGACGATtctgcgcacggcgccgtgTATGCGCAGTGGCGCGCTGCGATacctcgatctcggcggGTGCCCGCTgacggacgaggagctgagTCTCTTCCCGGGCCAGCcagcgctcctcgacctcggcctcggctcCATCCCCCGCATCTCACTtcccggcgtcgcgacgctcttgCTGCACCGCACGCCGAACGTGCAAGTCCTTGATCTGTCCTACAGCTGTGGCGCACACGCCACATCGGGGCACATCCACGCCGTCAACCTATACCATGAGCTTCTTGCTCCgtgcacgcagcgcccccaggcgctggcgattgcgcagcagctgcggcgGATGGGCCTCAAGcaggacgacgcggcgcccgacgacgacatgtggcgcgcgccgacgaacctgcgtgtcgtcgagctgagcgccgtggcgctgaacacggtgcgcggcggcctgaGCACCTGGAAGGTGATCTggggcgccgggcgccgcggctgggtcgtcgacgcggccgcggggCCCAGCCCGTGTGCCGTCGATATTCCGGTCGAGGAGAAACAGGACCGGGGCCGGGGGCGCACGATGcacacgagcgccgcccccCCTGTGCGCCTTGCGAGTGCGTCGCCAGCGCCAATGCGGTACGCCGACGTGGATACACGCtcgcccgagcgccgcggcttggatccgatgcgccgcgacgagtcgcgtgggcgctcgagcacgtcgcggtggcccgcgcgctccggctcgctctcccgccgcgcgccgcgcgtcgtgccCGAGGTGCCCCGCATGGCGCCCACACACgagacgcgctcgcgctcgctgtcCCTCTCCGCGCCCCGGCCGGCGAACGAGGAGGCGAGCGACAAAGACGTGCCGGTGCAGCCACAGGtcgtgcgcgacctgcCCGAGACGCACCcccgccggcgcgagctcgagcaccttgcgtcgctccacggctcggtcggcggcacgaTCGGGTGGCACAGTCACAAAATGGAAGTCCTTCTCGGCTACGGCATGCTGGGGCACGAGATCGGGAATTATGCGTGGGTGGCCTACCAAGCGAGCTAG
- a CDS encoding ditrans,polycis-polyprenyl diphosphate synthase [(2E,6E)-farnesydiphosphate specific] (BUSCO:EOG09264W7W; COG:I; SECRETED:SignalP(1-26); EggNog:ENOG503NXS5) has translation MVRPPPSRAASAVFSVLLLLLHVAYGIYSAIVDAIQALPFVLAAADDTPLPSDIQGVRVPQHLAVVFPLAPSKASAYIALARHRTEQQRIRVQDALHDVFRLAAWCAVLGTAELSVYDRDALLWSALAKSRTALDGLPDDVGNVATEACIHVDVHLGQGGAVPPFSLYIAVSDEACAAYRQQGLTLPLRVRLNVLSARDDKPPLVLAANQLTKDADVATLRAAVMQHSVLTSDPDLVVICGRGARPIQLYGFPCWAIRIADLRTLPSWTWLGRWTAAQFLDTLRRYALSEQRYGA, from the exons ATggtgcggccgccgcccagccGCGCTGCGAGCGCGGTGTTCTccgtgctgctgctgctgctgcacgtTGCGTACGGGATATACAGTGCAATCGTCGATGCGATACAGGCGCTGCCGTTtgtgctcgccgccgcagacgacacgccgctgccgagcgacatCCAGGgcgtgcgtgtgccgcagcacctcgcggtCGTCTTTCCCCTTGCACCGTCCAAGGCGAGTGCGTACAttgcgcttgcgcgacATCGGACGGAGCAGCAGAGAATCCGTGTgcaggacgcgctgcacgatgTCTTTCGCCTGGCCGCCTGGTGCGCCGTGCTGGGCACAGCCGAGCTCTCGGTCTAtgaccgcgacgcgctgctctgGAGCGCGCTCGCAAAAagccgcacggcgctcgatgGGCTGCCGGATGATGTTGGGAATGTAGCGACCGAGGCGTGCAtccacgtcgacgtgcacctcggccaggGGGGGGCCGTGCCGCCCTTTTCTCTGTACATTGCCGTGTCCGACGAGGCGTGTGCCGCGTACCGCCAGCAGGGCCTGACGCTTCccctgcgcgtgcgcctaAATGTGCTGAGCGCGCGCGATGACAAGCCGCCGCTGGTGCTGGCCGCCAACCAACTCACAAAAGACGCAGACGTCGCTACGCTGCGTGCTGCGGTGATGCAGCACAGCGTGCTGACGAGCGACCCCGACCTGGTGGTGATCtgcggccgtggcgcgcgtccCATCCAGCTGTACGGCTTCCCGTGCTGGGCGATCCGCATCGCGGACCttcg CACGCTGCCTTCCTGGACATGGCTCGGCCGCTGGACCGCCGCCCAGTTCCTTGATACCCTTCGGCGCTATGCACTCTCCGAGCAGCGATACGGTGCATGA
- a CDS encoding acylglycerol lipase (MEROPS:MER0033244; EggNog:ENOG503Q369; TransMembrane:1 (o12-30i); COG:S), with amino-acid sequence MVTWSTVVRMHVYALAACGAYIAFMFVLGIPELQRHYLFLHKIPFPIWPRFSEPHQHGIEPAQARNMHITTSDGVKIGMWHHLPDSLYEEVSKSIDPENPDLPEEVYERALREYPTFVYLHGNAMNRAATFRVRTYKHLSKVQNANVIAIDYRGFGDSESFPTEEGVVNDAYSAVQYVRERSLDPETGRRQSLAIMGQSLGTGIAAQTALRLYRDGIQLDALILLAAFKAIRPMVIEFRMGGVVPMLGWLEYFPFREQVIEKFLHYSFNTEEALAEILRGHRTEGGMTPPTILLMHAKNDEVIPVYHGDDLYAGVETAFEAMTKTSAYHVWASNVPDVGFVQSVLHRSARLPESRGLLPGARAVLPRNAVMTYMRLDEGGHNHLFDKNADLLPIMLPTKLSGRAPAHRE; translated from the exons ATGGTGACCTGGTCGACAGTGGTGCGGATGCACGTCTAC gcgctcgccgcatGCGGCGCGTACATTGCGTTTATGTTTGTGCTGGGTATCCCTGAGCTCCAGCGGCA CTACCTGTTCCTGCACAAGATCCCGTTCCCCATATGGCCGCGCTTCTCCGAGCCGCACCAGCATGGAATTGAGC cggcCCAGGCGCGCAACATGCACATTACCACGTCGGACGGCGTGAAAATCGGCATGTGGCACCACCTGCCCGACTCGCTCTACGAGGAGGTATCCAAGTCGATCGACCCCGAGAACCCCGACCTGCCGGAGGAGGtgtacgagcgcgcgctgcgcgagtacCCTACGTTTGTGTATCTGCATGGGAATGCGATGAaccgcgcggcgacgttccgcgtgcgcacgtACAAGCACCTGTCCAAGGTGCAGAACGCCAACGTGATTGCCATCGACTACCGTGGCTTTGGCGACTCGGAGAGCTTCCCGACGGAGGAAGGCGTGGTCAACGACGCGTACAGCGCGGTGCAGTACGTGCGGGAAAGGTCACTCGACCCCGAGACCGGCCGCCGCCAGTCGCTCGCGATCATGGGCCAGAGTCTCGGCACGGGTATTGCGGCACAgaccgcgctgcgcctgtaCCGCGACGGCATCCAGCTTGACGCGCtcatcctcctcgccgcctTCAAGGCCATCCGCCCGATGGTCATCGAGTTCCGCAtgggcggcgtcgtgccgatGCTTGGCTGGCTCGAGTACTTCCCATTCCGCGAGCAGGTCATCGAGAAGTTCTTGCACTACAGCTTCAACACGGAggaggcgcttgccgagaTCCTTCGGGGCCATCGCACCGAAGGCGGCATGACGCCCCCGACGATTCTCCTGATGCACGCCAAGAACGACGAGGTGATTCCGGTGTACCACGGCGACGACCTCTacgccggcgtcgagacTGCATTCGAGGCGATGACCAAGACGTCTGCGTACCACGTGTGGGCGTCCAACGTGCCCGATGTCGGCTTTGTGCAGTCGGTCCTGCACCGCTCCGCGCGCCTGCCCGAGTCGCGAGGCCTGCTgccgggcgcgcgtgcggtcCTACCGCGCAACGCGGTGATGACCTACATGCGCCTGGACGAGGGTGGCCACAACCACCTCTTTGACAAGAACGCGGACCTCCTCCCGATCATGCTTCCTACAAAGCTGagcggacgtgcgccggccCATCGCGAATAG
- the MSF1 gene encoding phenylalanine--tRNA ligase (COG:J; EggNog:ENOG503NVIG; BUSCO:EOG09262N0U) — translation MSFLGVVRARVCAAARPSVCRALHATPVFTPPLMLNGIEYKTDETTNIPASILRRVHPAPQLPYQASQPLMLLRNEIQRIMGDNYTPIRAPSPVVSMELNFDELGFPKDHPGRQPSDTYFVNKDTCLRTHTSAHQIGTFREGNARWLLTADVFRRDEIDSSHYPVFHQMEGASVWTKDAYAPGGEVERECEAMEAQLAASQMEISDEVSLDEAGGWQAVHASESPEAAKLAVRHLKATLNTLVYGLFQPRWAHESDSDEPLKVRWIPAFFPFTSPSYEVEVWFRGRWLEILGCGVVQQPILNQAGVPDKMGWAFGLGLERIAMVLFSIPDIRLFWSEDKRFLNQFANASGTLMTFKPYSKYPPCYKDISFWVPAQFHENDLFETVRDVAGDLVEDVACIDNFTHPKTKRESRCYRVNYRSMDRNLENEHVNALHADVLERLHTRYALEIR, via the coding sequence ATGTCCTTTCTCGGcgtggtgcgtgcgcgggtctgtgccgctgcgcgcccgagcgtgtgccgcgcgctgcatgcgACGCCAGTATTCACCCCCCCCTTGATGCTGAATGGGATCGAGTACAAGACGGACGAGACGACCAACATCCCCGCGTCGAtcttgcgccgcgtccatccggcgccgcagctgccCTACCAAGCGAGCCAGCCGTTgatgctgctgcgcaacgaGATCCAGCGTATCATGGGCGACAACTACACACCAAtccgtgcgccgtcgcctgTCGTCTCGATGGAGCTCAACTTTGACGAGCTGGGCTTTCCCAAAGACCACCCCGGCCGCCAGCCGTCCGACACGTACTTTGTGAACAAGGACACGTGTCTGCGTACGCACACGTCCGCGCACCAGATCGGCACATTCCGTGAAGGCAACGCGCGCTGGCTGCTGACCGCTGACGTGttccgccgcgacgagatcgactCGTCGCACTACCCCGTCTTTCACCAGATGGaaggcgcgagcgtctggaCGAAGGATGCATACGcccccggcggcgaggtcgagcgggAGTGCGAAGCGATGGAGGCGCAGCTTGCCGCGTCGCAGATGGAGATCAGCGACGAGgtgtcgctcgacgaggccggcgGCTGGCAAGCCGTGCACGCGTCCGAGTCTCCGGAAGCGGCAAagctcgccgtgcgccaccTCAAGGCGACGCTCAACACGCTCGTCTACGGCCTCTTTCAGCCCCGCTGGGCGCACGAGTCGgacagcgacgagccgctcaAGGTGCGCTGGATCCCCGCCTTTTTCCCCTttacctcgccgagctaCGAAGTCGAAGTATGGTTCCGCGGCCGCTGGCTCGAGATCCTGGGCTGCGGCGTGGTGCAGCAGCCGATCCTGAACCaggccggcgtgccggacaAGATGGGCTGGGCGTTTGGCCTGggtctcgagcgcatcgccatGGTCCTCTTTTCCATCCCGGATATCCGCCTGTTTTGGTCGGAAGACAAGCGCTTCCTGAACCAATTTGCAAACGCAAGCGGCACGCTTATGACGTTCAAGCCCTACTCGAAATACCCCCCGTGCTACAAGGACATTTCGTTCTGGGTCCCTGCGCAGTTCCACGAGAACGACCTGTTCGagacggtgcgcgacgtcgccggcgaccttgtcgaggaCGTCGCATGCATCGACAACTTTACCCACCCCAAGACCAAGCGCGAGAGCCGGTGCTACCGCGTAAACTACCGGAGCATGGACCGCAACCTGGAGAACGAGCACGTGAATGCGCTCCACGCcgacgtcctcgagcgcctccaCACGCGCTACGCGCTGGAGATTCGGTAG
- a CDS encoding uncharacterized protein (EggNog:ENOG503PM20), translated as MADEPYSATSAAATDAGAPHPATEVEVMTQRIEDQVTNLVGSFSAWWGGVNRQSQTALQDARTYIEKQGGVLATAKQSIAQLEASMEKASQDARAKGRDGAPPADDGEPFELPDDEAPKDKGKGVERDAPAAETEAQTLASLGTSAWTSLQRLAHLPQVAHVQEQLSHALHTAEGQTGPTLQRAMHDAEALMTKYMHDGEALARDVGKDLRGLMDDIVKIVPPEEAERVAADTPQSVPQERAEEAKTDVPHALGDADDFAWDDDEEPEAVQPADPQAAQPAGAAAPAAPPAEPTVAAAAPVPHPAPAPSTAPAPSTAAPQTEHDSDSDWE; from the coding sequence atggccgacgagccgtacagcgcgacgagcgcggcggcgaccgacgcggGCGCCCCGCACCCCGCGACCGAGGTCGAGGTGatgacgcagcgcatcgaggacCAGGTCACGAACCTCGTAGGAAGCTTTTCGGCGTGGTGGGGCGGCGTGAACCGCCAGTCGCAGACGGCACTCCAGGACGCACGTACCTACATTGAGAAACagggcggcgtgcttgcTACTGCAAAGCAGAgcattgcgcagctcgaggcgtcTATGGAGAAGGCGAGCCAGGATGCGCGCGCAAAGGGGCGGGACGGTGCAccgccggccgacgacggcgagccgTTCGAGCtgccggacgacgaggcgcccaagGACAAGGGCAagggcgtcgagcgcgacgcgcccgcaGCCGAGACCGAAGCACAGACACTTGCTTCGCTAggcacgagcgcgtggaCGTCGCTCCAGCGACTTGCGCACCTTCCTCAGGTCGCACACGTCCAAGAGCAGCTCTCCCACGCCCTGCACACCGCCGAGGGGCAAACCGGACCGACGCTCCAGCGCGCGatgcacgacgccgaggcactCATGACCAAGTACATgcacgacggcgaggcactcgcacgcgacgtcggcaagGACTTACGTGGACTTATGGACGACATTGTCAAGATTGTGCCACCCGAagaggcggagcgcgtcgcggctgACACACCCCAATCCGTTCCGCAGGAGAGGGCAGAGGAGGCCAAGACCGACGTACCGCacgcgctgggcgacgccgacgacttTGCGtgggacgacgacgaggagcccgAAGCGGTGCAGCCGGCCGATCctcaggcggcgcagcctgcgggcgccgccgcgcctgccgcgccgccggctgAACCCACGGtggctgccgccgcccctGTGCCGCACCCCGCGCCTGCcccgagcacggcgccggcccCGAGCACGGCTGCGCCCCAGACCGAGCACGA